From the genome of Thiovibrio frasassiensis:
GGCTTGCCGGAGCCGCAGGCAATATCGCCAACAATATCTACGTCTTTACCCTGGATCGCATCGGCAGCCAGGCCAAGCTGGTTTTTTACGGCTATGGCAACCGGACCGGTGATTCCCATGGCAAGGTGTATCTGCTCGGGCCGGATGGGAGTCGAACCGAGGTGGCCCAGTGGCAGCCCGATCTTCTCAGGGGCCCGAAGGTCTCTGATTTTAAATCCTACACCGATGTGCAACCGATCAGCGCGGATATCTCAAGCCAGGTCAAGCAGCCCGGTCAGTACCGGGTGGAGTTTCAGTACACCGATGGCGACGAGGCCTTCAATATCTACCGGGTAGAGATTCAGATCTAAAGGATGTTTGCGTAGGCAGTGGTGCGCTTTCATCTTGGCAGAGCAGCGGCAAAAAAAATTGTTGCAAACGAGAATAAAAAAAGCCTCGGCAGCCCCGCTGTTCCGGGGCTTTTTTATTGTTTTTGAAACTCCGGGAGGAGACGGGAGAAGGTCTTCTCGATATGTTCCGGGATGGTGCGTACCTCGGCCAGCACGGTCATATAGTTGTGGTCGCCATGCCAGCGGGGCACGATGTGCCAGTGCAGATGGGAGGCTACTCCGGCCCCGGCCACCTCGCCCAGGTTCAGGCCGAGGTTGAAGCCGTCCGGCCGGAGTTGGCGCCGCAGGATTTTGGTGCAGCGTTGGAGCATGGCGGCCAGGCCGTTGCTTTCCTCGGGGGTCAGCTCGGTGATATCGGCCAGATGCCGGGTCGGGGCCACCAGGAGATGGCCGTTGGCGTACGGGAAACGATTCATGAGTACGACCAGTTGCTGGTCCCGGTAAAGGATAAGGTCTGGGGCGGAAAAAGGCTTGTCTTGCGCGGCGCAAAAGAAACAGCCGGTGGTGGGGGGCTTGGTCTTAATATATTCCATCCGCCAGGGTGTCCAAAGCGTTTTCATAGTTTCGCCTGAAGCTGATAAATTTGGCCGTGCAGGGTTTCCCCGACTTCAAGGATGGCAAAGGTGCCTCCCACCCCGGTAGAGCCGGTGGAGGTAAAGCTGCCGGGATTGATGTAGAGAATTCCGCCCAGACTATGGCAGACCGGTCTATGGGTGTGGCCATAAACAATGCAGTCCGCCTCCGGAAAGATCTCGATGAGGCGTTGCTCAAAATCATAGGTGTTGCCAAAGCGATGGATCAGGCCGATGGTGAAGCCGCCCACCTGTATTTCCTTGTGGCTGGGGAGAAGCTGGCACCCCTGGGCAGAGCACATATTGCCGTGCACCGCATGCACCTCCTTGCCGGCAAATACCGTCAGGATTGCAGGATCGGTGAGATCCCCGGCATGGAGGATGATCTCCGTGTCATGGAAGCAGGTGTCCACGATTTTTTTGAAGGTCTCGGTGGGCTGGGAAAGGTGGGTGTCGGAAATGATGCCAATCTTGACGGGGTTCATCGTTTGAGCAAACCTCCTATGCGATAAGGAGAGGTTGCAGCACCGCCTCGGCTTGGGGTGCTGAGATGCCGGCGAGAATAATCCGCTTGTCCCGGCTGGTTTCCCCGCTGGCAATGGTTACGGCTGCCTTGGGGATCTTGAAAAGCTTGGCGAAAAACTGGATGACCGCAGCATTTGCCTTGCCATCCACCGGGGGCGAGGTGATGCAGAGCTTGACCGCGTCGCCGTGGAGCCCGGCGATGCGGGTGCGGGATGATTTGGGTTGCACATGGATGGACAGGCTGACCGAAATGCCGTCAGCCCGCTCCCGCAGATAGGTCATAGGGGCGATTCGTCGGGATTGAAACGATTCGTCTTGACCTCCTTCTCGGCTTCCTCCAGATTGCCGGCGAAAGAAACAGCCGGTCCATGGGTTTCCAGCGGATCTTCAAGGCTGAAGGCCATGTCGCCGTCAAGGTCGGGGAGAATCGCATCTGGTTCCTCGTCCTCATCCATGACCAGCATATCTTGTGGCACCGAGATTGCGGAGGCCAGGGCGATGTTCCGGGGCGAAAAGTCGTCAGCCATTCCTTCCAAGCCGCTCTCCGGGATGTCGATTTTGACATAGAGGTCTGCAAGGTCAGCTTCCTCGGAGGAGAGGTTCTGTTGCTGGGGGAGGGGCTCCGGTTTGACTGCAGCGCGGGCTCGGGGGGCGGAGTTCGAGAAGTTGCTGCGCACCTCTTCCTGTTGCCGGGCCGAACCACTGAAATGCTCCACCGCCCGCGCACTGTCGGCGGGTTCTGTTTCCAGCATGTGCAGGTAGGATTTCAGTTGCTGGCGCAGCTCATCCTTGGCCTGTGCCCGGAGGGATTTGAGGTCGTCAATTTTTCTTTTCAGTTCGGCAATCTCGTAATTGGCCTCTTCCCGCCGCCGCCGCGCTTCTTCCTGGGCTTCTGTGACGATGGCTTCCGCTTCTTCCCGGCTTTTCTCCTTCATTCCGTCGGCGACATTCTGGGCCGCGATGATGGCGCTCTGGAAAGATTTCTGCTGGTTCTGGTAGGTGGCCAGATCCTTTTCCATGGTTTCCAAGCGGCCTTTGAGCTTCTGATTCTCTTCGGAAACCGCTTGGAAAGCCGTGGCGATTTTCTCGAGAAAATCGTCCACCTCTTCCACGTCAAAGCCGCGAAAACGAACATGGAACTGCTGGGATTGAATGTCTTGCGCTGTGAGTATCATGCCTCGGCTCCTTGTGTGTGCCTCAAAAACAAATGGACTCAAAAAAATGGAAAAAAGCCATAGGGGTGCAACATGGCAAAGCGAATTCGCGATATTTCGCAGTTAAAGAGTGCCAGCCGCCAAGCGGTAAAACAGCCACCGTCTTCGATCGCTTCCTGCGCCGGGCGCAGGTTGATATGAGACCACGAAAAGCTCCGGCCTTACCCCATGGACCGTGCCAAGTGCTGCAGGGTTGGGACCAGAAAGCTCCGCAAAAAAATCAGGGCGAGAATGAGGATCATGGGGGAAAGGTCGAGCCCGCCGCCAAAAATCGGCACCAGCCGACGGATGCGGGAGAGCGCCGGCTCGGTGATTTCGTGGAGAAAACGGACAATGGGGTTGTAGGGATCGGCGTTTACCCAGGAGATAATGGCCCTGCCGATGATAACCCACATGTAGGCGCTCAAGGCAAAGTCCACCAGGGTGGCCAAGGCACCTAAAAAATTACCGATAACAAACATAACATGCCTCTTTGTTGAAAAAAAATATGCAACCGGGTTGCGCCTTACTCCGCGAAAAGTCCGGTTAGGTTACAGAGCGATGATTCGGTCAGCCACGGCGATAATCTCGAGGCTGGCCTTGCTCTCCGGCGCACCGAGCAGGAACGGCCTCTGCTGACGGATGCCCATGGAGACATTTTTGTCCTGCGGCATGGCCCCCAAGGCCAGGGGGGTGATCTTGAGGAATCGCTCGAGCACCATGCGCATATTGGTGAAGACATCCTGGCCTTCTTTTTTGGATTGTACACTGTTTATCAGCAGGTGAAAGTGCTTTCTCTCGTGGCGGGAATTGAGCACCTTGATCAGGGCGTAGGCGTCGGTGAGCGAGGTCGGATCCGGAGTCAGGATCACGATGTTTATCTGGCTCCAGGTATTGAACCAGAGGACCGAATCGCCGATTCCGGCGGCGGTATCGATGAGGACATAGTCGAACCGGTCGATGATCTCCTCCAGGCTGTTGGTGAGAAAAGCCTGTTCCTCGTACGAGAGGGTGGCCATTTCCGGTACGCCCGAGCTGGCCGGCAAGACGTGAAATCTGGGGTTGATCTCCACCAGGGAGCTCGCGAGCTCACGGCCCTCTTCGATGGTTTCCTGGATGGTATGCCGGACATTGAGTCCCAGGACCACATCAACGTTGGCCAGGCCCAGATCGCCATCGATCAGGAGGACGGATTTACCTTTCTGGGAAAGAGCGGTGGCCACGTTTACCGAAAAGGAGGTCTTGCCGACCCCGCCTTTGCCGCTGCTGATACAGATGATTTTCGGAGAGCGCTTGGTTTTCGCGGTCATAAACGATTTACCTCTGCAAGAAGCTGTAAGTGTGACGGACGCCTCACAGGGAAGTCCGTAAAAGTAGGGAACAAATTATGCCGCCATCCCCGCCGTAGCCCGCGAGGGTTTTCGTGGTTGCAGCCAAAGCTGGGCGCGTTCTTCCACCGTCACCTGGCAGGAATCCTCTGTCTGGCTGGCGGCTCTTTGACAGATGGCGTCGCCGCCGAGCTTGGCGGCCCGGCTCAGTTCCGCTTCGGCGAGGAGCAGAAGTTGCTCCGGGGCAATGGTCTCATAGGCATGACAGACGGCGATCCCGAGGGCCAGCTTGGGGGTAATGGTGGTCGCACCCGTGGTGAAGGTGGTGGTGCGCAGGGTGGTCCGGATTTCTTCCGCTCGTTTCCGCGCCTTGCCCATCGTGGCGCCCGGCATGATCAGGGCCAGCCCGGTATTTTGGAAGCTGGCGAGGACATCCACCGGATGCAGGCTGGAAGCAAGCGCTGTTGCCGCTTGGCCGATCAAGGTGGTCGCCCCGTTTTTTGCTGGGGTTTTTCCGGAAAGAGTGATGAGGAGAAGGGCGCAGGGCAGTCTGGTCTGCTGGACTCTGGCCAGTTCCGCTGTCAGTTGCTGGTGCAGCCAGGCCTGGTCAGGCAGCGAGGCGTCGCCCGAAGCCACCGCCGTTGCCGGGCGAAGCTGGTCTGCCAACCGCAGCCCGGCCAGGGCTGAAGCCACCTCCGGTACGGGGATGTCCGCATCGATGAGCAGCAGTCCCAGGGGTTCGGGGCGTTTGCCGTTGAGCCTGATGGTGCGCACCGGATGCCGGCTCGCCTGTTTCTCAAGGCTGCGATAGAGCAGCGCCGTATCCGAGGAGGTTTTTCGACTCATGCCACCCTGCTGCCCGGAGTTACCGGGCCGGAAAGGGAGGAAAGCACCAGCCGGTCGCCGTCCTTGGCGGCCAGGACCATGCCGTGGGAGGCGACGCCCATCAGTTTGGCGGGCTTGAGGTTGGCGACAATGATCACCTGACGCCCCACCAGCTCTTCCGGCTGGTAATGCTGGGCAATGCCCGCGACAATGGTGCGTTCCTCCGGCGCCTTGACCGTCAGCTTGAGCAACCGGTCTGATTTGGCGATCTTTTCGGCAGCGATGATCTCCGCCACCCGCAATTCCAGCTTCTGGAAGGCGTCAAAGGAGACGAGCCCCTCATCTTCCGCCGCATTCTCCGGGGTGGGAGCAGCTTCTTTGTCCGATTCTTTCATGGCTTTCTTTGTCTGCGGTTGGGGTTTTTCTTTTGCTTCCCGTTGCAGCCTGGGGAAAAGCTGCGCCCCGGGGGTGATGCTGCTGCCCGGCACAAGCCTTCCCCAAACGGAACAGGCGGAGAAATTCATTTCATCGGCAGTGCCCAGCGCTGCCCCCATCTTTGCCGCGGTTTCCGGCATGATCGGTCGCAGGGTCAGGGTGATGAGCCTCAACGTTTCCAGCAGGGTGTAGAGTACCGTGGCCAGCCGCGCACCCTGTTGCGGATCCTTGGCCAGTTCCCAGGGTTGGGTGCTGACGATGTATTTATTGGCCCGGCTGATCACCTCCCACACCGCACCCAGGGCCCGATGGAAGGCGAAATGCTCCATGTGTTCGCGGTACTGACCCAGCATGGCCAGGGTTGCCTCGCGCAGTTCGTTGTCCTGCTCCGAGGGGGTGCCCGGCTGCGGCACGGCGCTAGCGGCGAAGTTCTTCACCATGGTCAGCGAGCGGGAAAGGAGGTTGCCCAGGTCGTTGGTCAGATCGGAGTTGTGTCGCGCCAGTAACGCTTCCGGGGAAAAGCCGGCGTCCAGACCGAAGGACATCTCGCGGAGCAGGAAATAGCGCACCGAATCCGCGCCGAACTCGGCCGCCAGCTCGCCGGGGCGCACCACGTTGCCTAGGCTTTTGGACATCTTGGTTTCCCCCATGTTCCAGTAGCCGTGGACATGCAGCCGCTTATACGGCTCAAGGCCCATGGCCTTGAGCATGGTGGGCCAGTAAATGGCGTGGGGTTTGAGAATATCCTTGGCGATCACATGCTCGGCCGCGGGCCAGTAGCGGGCAAAATCCTCCCCCCCCGGATAGCCGAGGCCGGAAAGGTAGTTGATCAACGCATCGAACCAGACATAGGTGACAAAACGGTTGTCAAAGGGCAGGGGGATGCCCCAGGTGAGGCGGGTGGTGGGCCGGGAGATGCAGAGATCCTCCAGGGGCTCCTTAAGGAAGGAGAGCACCTCGTTGCGGTAACGTTCCGGGGTGATAAATTCCGGGTGCGTGTTGATGTGGTCGATGAGCCACTCCTGGTACTTGCTCATCCGGAAAAAATAATTCTGTTCGCTGATCTGTTCCGGTTCGGTGAGATGATCCGGGCATTTGCCGTCCACCAGCTCTTTTTCCGTGAGAAACTGTTCGCATCCCTTGCAGTAGAGGCCGGTGTACTCGCTGAAATAGATGTCGCCCTGGTCGTACACCTGCTGCAGGATGCCCTGCACTGTTGCCATGTGCGCCGGGTCGGTGGTGCGGACAAAGGCGTCCGGCACGATGGCAAGCCCCGGCCAGGCCGCGCGGAACATGGCGCTGATCTTGTCCACATACTCCTTTACGGAAACCTCGGCGTCGGCCGCGGCATGGACGATCTTGTCGCCGTGTTCGTCGGTGCCGGTCTGGAAACGGACATCCTTGCCGAGCAGCCGCTGGTACCGGCAGACGGTGTCCGCCACCACGGTGGAATAGGCATGGCCCAGATGGGGCTGGGCGTTGACGTAAAAGATCGGGGTGGTGAGGTAATAAGGGGTCATTGGTCCGGCCCTTCCGGGGCTTTGTGCTGTTTGGGCTTTTTCTTTCTCGGCTGGGTATCCGCTTCCGGGGCTTGGGCTCTGGGTTGGGACTGTCCCGGGGCGGGGAGTGCCGCTTTGGCCTGGCTCCATTCCTCCTTGGAGAGGAGGATGTTTCTTTCCTGGCCTTCCAGCCAGTTGACTTCCAGGGTCTCTTCCAAGGCGTTTACCTTGATAACCTTGTAATTTTTCTCGCCGATGGTGATGATCTTGCCCGGCTTGGGCATCTTCTTGCGCATGGCGTGGTAGGTTTCGTACTCGTAGGTGAGGCAACAGAGCAGCCGGTTGCAGATGCCGGAGATTTTGGCCGGATTGAGGGGCAGCCCCTGTTCCTTCGCCATCTTGATGGAAACCGGGGCGAAGTTTTTGAGATAGGACGAGCAGCAGAGTTCCCGGCCGCAGCAGCCCAGGCCGCCGATCATCTTGGTTTCGTGGCGGACCCCGACCTGGCGGATCTCCACCCGGGTGCGGAATTCCTGGACCAGATCCTTGACCAGTTCGCGAAAGTCAACCCGGGTGTCGGCGGTAAAGTAAAAGATGATCTTGCTGCCGTTTAAAAACCGTTCCACCTTGATGAGCTTCATGGGCAAGCCATGGCTGCCGATGAAACGGGTGCAGACACTAAAGGCTTCCTGCTCGCGTTCAAGGAGGCGGGCGAATTTTTCTGTTTCGTCCCGGGTTCCCCGCCGGACGATCAGGTGGCTGCCCAATCGTTCCGGTTCGGTCCGTCCTGGGCAGGGCAGGGTCCGGGCATGGACGGTGGCCGGCTCCAGGCCGTGTTCGGTCTGGACCATGACCAGCTCATTGACCTTGAGGTTCTGGATGCGGGAGACGGCGGAGAAAAATTGGTCCCCTGGGCGGAAATGGACGGTATAGCAGGTTTCCGCCGCATTGTGCTGGTCTTCATGCACCAGCTCTTCAGGGGGTGTTTCCGGAGTTTCGTTCATGTCTTGCGCTCAAACAGCCCGGAGGCTGAAAAATAATAATGTTTACGGAGTGTAACTGTTCGGAAGCGCCGCTTCGCTGCTGCCACCTCTGCGAGTGTCAATTGTCGGCAGCAGTGCCGACCAAGAGGTCTGCGCAGTGTGCTGTTGCACATGGGCAGGCCGATGACAGGTAAGCGAACCTGTGAGACTCCGAAGCAGATGTGGTGCTGCTGAACAGTTACAAAAGGCAATCATACCATTAAAGCAGAGCAAAGAAAAGTACTTCGCACACCGCAGTGGGGTTGCAGTTGCGGGCCAGTTGTTTTCGTGCCGTCTCCATCATCCCGAGCCGCTCGGTGAGCTGGGGGCTGGACCAGCGGCGGCAGGCTGCCGGGAAGGTCGGCCGGAGATCGTGGTTGATGATTTTGTCGGGGGCCCCATGGAGGTGGAGGAGAAGATCATGGAGCCAGGTGGTGAGCAGGTCCAGGAGCTCGGGAAGGTCCTCCTTCAGCTTGGCCGCTGATTCGGCGAGGTTGCCCAGGGCCTGGATCGTGGCCGGGGTGTCGGGCGCAAGCTGCAGCAGGTTGTCGATAATCTCCCGACGCTGGCCGAGCAAGTCCTTGGCCAGCAGGAGTCTGGCGCGGCCCAGGCTGCCTTCGGCCATGGCCGCCAAGGTGGCCGCGCTTTCCGGCTCGATGGTTGCCTCCCGGCTGAGGATTTTTGCCACTTCATCCTGGGGGAGCGGAAAAAACGGCACGGTCTGGCAGCGGGAGAGGATGGTGGGCAAAATAATCCCCGCCTCGTCAGCGGTGAGGATCAGCATGGTCTGTCCGGGCGGTTCTTCCAGAGTCTTGAGCAGGGAGTTGGCCGCCTCCCGCCGCATGGTGTGGATATCGCAGAGCAGCACCACCCGGAGCTTCGCCTCAAAGGGCGGGAAGGCCAAGGTCTTTTTCAGTTCCCGCACCTGATTGATCTTGATGGCCGCACCCTCCGGCTCGATCACGAGAAAATCCGGGTGGCTGCCGGCATGAAATTTCCGGCAGGAGGGGCATTGGCCGCAAGATTCGTGCTCCAGCGGATTTTGGCAGTTGAGAAAGGTGGCAAAGGTGCGGGCAAAGGTCTTTTTGCCGACCCCCATGGCCCCTTTGAAGAGAAAGGCATGGCTCAGCCGGCCTTGTGCCACGGCGCGGTGCAAGAGCTGTTTGGCCTTGTCCTGGCCGATGATTTCGGCAAAACCAAGGGGGATGTTTTCCTGGGGTGTTTTCATGCCAGGTATCATACCCGATGCGGGAGGGATGAAAAAGGCAAAAGGCGGGAAGGTGAGCGAGGCGCGATGCGCAAGGGCAAGCCGGAAAGAGGTTAGCTGGTCGGAGAGTGGCGATTTTTGATGACCAGCTGCACCGCTTCAATGATCTCGGAAGATTCCGGTCCCTTGCGGATCACCAGATCGGCGCCGGCATCCAGGGCCTGTTGCTTGATTTCCGCCCGTTCATCCGCGGTAAAGAGCAGCAGCTTCACCTCGGCGTATTCCGGCTGGTTGCGGATTTTCTTGCAGATTTCAATGCCGGAGAGAAGCGGCAGGATGAAGTCGATCACGGCGACCGCGGGCTTTTCTTTAAGAATCAGGGCGAGCCCTTCCTGGCCGTTTGTCGCGGGCAGGGGGATGAACCCCGCTTTTTGCAGGAGACGGCTGTAGAGCCGTAAAATAACGGGGTTGTCATCGACGATCACGACCTTGTGCGGGGACATGGACTCGCCGGCTGTTTGTGGTTCTTTGGAATCTTGCAGGACCAAGAGTTGGTCCCCTTGGAGGAGAGAGATTTCCGCTTCGGGAAAGATGGTGTCCTGCCCGTCACGGCGCAAACCGAATATTCTCGCTCCCATTTGCCGCGAAACCTCTTCGATGGTAATCCCGGCCATGCTCGACCCTTTTTGCACCTCAACCCACTGGCTGATCAGAGGTTCTTTGTCTGCCTGTCTGCCGGTGGCGACAAGGAGGTCTTCGGCAATGCGGATGCCTGCCGAGGCAAAGGGCGAAATGACATTGTCGGCGCCTGCCCGCAGGATCTTATGTTCCGAGGAAAGATCTTCGGCCCGGGAGATGATGTGGAGGGTGGGGTTGAGTTCCCTGGCCGATAAAACGACAAAGAGATTATCCGGGTCTTTGTTCAGCAGGGCGATCAGTCCCGTGGCCGATTTGATCCCGGCAGCCCGCAGGGTCTCTTCATGGGTGGCGTCGCCGTGAATATGGAGATGTCCTTGTTCCATGATGTGCTGGCAGTGTTCCGCGGAGTTTTCAATGATGACGAAATCAACCTGGTTGGCCTTGAAATGTTCCGCCGCCGCCGCGCCAACTCGCCCATAGCCGCAGAGGATGAAATGTGACTTGAGCTGAGCAATTTTTTTCTGCATTTTTTTTGTCTCCTTGCCTCCGGTCCAGACCGATTCAACGACTGATCCCACCAATGCGTGGCTGGCAAAGGCCAGGCCGCTAAAACCCAGGAGAATGTAGCCCGTGGTAAAAAGCCGCCCGGTATCGGACAGCGGCCGCACCTCGCCGAAACCGACCGAGGTCAGGGTTATGATCGACATGTACAGGGCTTCGATCAGGGTAAAATCTTCAAGCCACATATAGCCGAAGATGCCGACCAGAAGGAGAGCGAGAAGGCCGGCCAGGGTCCAGGTTATGCGGTGGGGTTTCACGGTCACGATCAAGAGGGAGAGCTTGTCGGTGCCGTGGTTGATGCGGCGGGTGCCGCTATTGGGAAAGGCGATTTCATGAAATTCTTGTACCGTGACCGGAAAGGTTCGTCAAGCGGCAGGAGGAGATTTAAGGAAAAAGATGGCCAAGGGTCTGCCGGCCTGGGGAAAGGGTTGCGGGGTAAAAAATTCTTTTTGCCGAAGCAACGCAATTTCCTGCGGAAAAAAGTGTGGTTTAATGATAGGTTGAATGCTTGTTTTATTTCGCCGCTACTGTGCACACACACTTTTAGGATACGACCATGGGAACGACAGTCCGCCAGTTATACCGCGCCATTGATGGCAACCGTGAATACTGCTTCAATATCGAAAGCACTGCCTCCCTGAGCGCAGCCGAGCTGGACCGACTGCGGCTTGTGCTGGCGGACGGTTTTCTTGCCGAAACGGTCACCGACACCCCCAATCTTGGCGGTGAGAGGGTGGTGGAGCTGGGGCCGCGGCTCAATTTCGCCACGGCCTGGTCCTCGAACCTGGTCTCCATCTGCCGGGCCATCGGCCTGGACTCGGTGACCCGGGTGGAGCGTTCCCGCCGATTTCTGGTGGATCAGGGGGATGATATTCCCGCCTTTGTTGCGGCCAATCACGACCGGATGACCGAGTGCCTCTACCCCGCGCCGCTCACTACCTTTGAAACCGGGGTGACCCCGGAGGCGGTGTATGCAATCGACCTCATCGGCCAAGGGCCGGACGGGCTGTTGGCCATCCCCGGCATCTCCATGGACGAATGGGACCGGAATTTCTACTACGACTACTTTGTCACCAAGCACAAGCGCAATCCCACCATCGTCGAGATCATGGATCTCAACAACGCCAACTCCGAGCATTCCCGGCACGGCTTTTTCCGGGGCAGGCAGATCATCGACGGCGAGGAACAGCAGGCAAACCTCTTTGAGTTGGTCACCGACACCCTCACCGCCCATCCCAAGGGCAGCGTCATCGCCTTCAAGGACAACTCCAGCGCCGTGGTGGGGCATCGGCTGACCACTCTTCTTCCGAATGAGCCGGGCGCCCCGTCCCCCCTTGCTCCCCAGGAGGTGGTCTACCATGTGCTCCTCACCGCCGAGACCCATAACTTCCCCACCGGGGTCGCCCCTTTTCCGGGAGCCGAGACCGGTACCGGCGGCAGGATTCGCGACGTGCAGGGCACCGGCAAGGGCGGCTTTGTCATGGCCGGGACTGCGGGCTATTGCGTGGCCAATCTCCATATCCCCGGCTACGACCTGCCCTGGGAGAACCGCTACCCCTGCCCGGATAATCTGGCCTCGGCCCTGACCATCGAGATCGAGGCCAGCAACGGTGCCTCGGATTACGGCAACAAATTCGGCGAGCCCCTGGTCCTGGGGTTTACCCGCTCCTTTGACCTGCGTCTGGAGAGCGGCGAGCGGTGGGGCTTTCTCAAGCCCATCATGTTCACCGCCGGCGTGGGGCAGATCGATGCCCGGCACACCGCCAAGGCCAAGGAGGAAAAGGGCATGCTCATCGTCCAGGTGGGCGGCCCGGCCTATCGGGTGGGTTTTGGCGGCGGCGCCGCCTCCAGCATGCTCCAGGGCGAGAATGTCAGCGAGCTTGATTTCGATGCGGTCCAGCGCGGCGACGCCGAGATGGAGCAGAAGATGAACCGGGTGATCCGGGCCTGCAACGAGATGGGCGACAAGACCCTGATCGACGTGATCCACGACCAGGGCGCGGGCGGCCCGGCCAATGTCTTAAAAGAGCTGGTGGAGAAATCCGGCGGCCGCATCGAGATCCGCAACATCCGGGTGGGCGACCCCACCATGAGCGTGCTGGAGATCTACGTGGCCGAGTACCAGGAGCGCAACGGGTTTCTGATCCGGCCAGAAAATATCGCAAAGTTCCAGGCGATCTGCGCCCGGGAAAAGGTGGCCTGCGAGGTGTTGGGCGAGGTGACCGGCGATCTCCGCTTTGTGGTGCATGACAATTTGGATGGCTCCACCCCGGTGGATATCGAGCTCAACGAGCTGCTGGGCAATGTGCCGATCAAGACCTTCAGCGACAACCGCCGCCAGCCGGGCCTCAAGCCTTTGGTGGTGCAGGATCTCAGCGTCAAAGACGCTCTGCACAATGTCCTGCGTCTGGTGTCCGTGGGCTCCAAGCGTTTTCTCACCAATAAGGTGGACCGGGCCGTCACCGGCCTTATCGTGCGCCAGCAATGCTGCGGCCCCTTGCAGCTGCCGGTGAGCGATGTGGCTGTCCTGGCCCAAAGCCATTTTGCCAAATCCGGGGTGGCCACGGCCATCGGCGAGCAGCCCATCAAGATGCTGGTGAGTCCTGCCGCCGGGGCGCGGATGGCGGTGGGCGAGGCGTTGACCAATCTGGTCTGGGCCAAGGTGGTAGAGCTTGAGCAGGTGAAATGCTCGGCCAACTGGATGTGGGCCCCCAAGCTCGAAGGCGAGGGCGCGGCCATGTACGACGCGGCCCTGGCCATGCGCGAGGCCATGATCGGCGTGGGTATCGCCGTGGACGGCGGCAAGGACAGCCTCTCCATGGCCACCAAGGTGGGCAAGGAAACGGTCAAGTCGCCCCGGGAGCTGGTGATCTCGGTATACGGGGCGGTGGCGGATATCTCCAAGGTGGTGAGCCCGGACATCAAGCAGCCCGGCTCCACCCTACTGTTTATCGATCTGGGTAACGGCAAAAACCGGCTCGGCGGCACGGCCCTGGCCCAGATCTTGGGCCAGCTCGGTAACGACTCGCCGGACATGGACAACCCGGCCCAGGTGAAACAGGCATTTTGCGCGGTGCAGGAGCTGATCGAGAATGGCATGATTGCGGCAGGTCACGACCGCAGCGACGGCGGCCTGATCACCACCGTGCTGGAGATGGCCTTTAGCGGCAACTGCGGCCTGGAGCTGGCCCTGACCGGCACATCCACCGCCATCGAAGCGCTCTTCAGCGAAGAACTGGGGCTGGCGCTGGAATGCGCGGCCGGGCAGGAAGCGGCGGTGCAGGCGACCCTGGCCAAGTACGGGGTTCCCTGTGTGCTGCTCGGCACAACCACCCCGGTAAAA
Proteins encoded in this window:
- a CDS encoding HIT family protein, with the protein product MEYIKTKPPTTGCFFCAAQDKPFSAPDLILYRDQQLVVLMNRFPYANGHLLVAPTRHLADITELTPEESNGLAAMLQRCTKILRRQLRPDGFNLGLNLGEVAGAGVASHLHWHIVPRWHGDHNYMTVLAEVRTIPEHIEKTFSRLLPEFQKQ
- a CDS encoding metallophosphoesterase family protein, whose product is MNPVKIGIISDTHLSQPTETFKKIVDTCFHDTEIILHAGDLTDPAILTVFAGKEVHAVHGNMCSAQGCQLLPSHKEIQVGGFTIGLIHRFGNTYDFEQRLIEIFPEADCIVYGHTHRPVCHSLGGILYINPGSFTSTGSTGVGGTFAILEVGETLHGQIYQLQAKL
- a CDS encoding DUF167 domain-containing protein, producing the protein MTYLRERADGISVSLSIHVQPKSSRTRIAGLHGDAVKLCITSPPVDGKANAAVIQFFAKLFKIPKAAVTIASGETSRDKRIILAGISAPQAEAVLQPLLIA
- a CDS encoding DivIVA domain-containing protein encodes the protein MILTAQDIQSQQFHVRFRGFDVEEVDDFLEKIATAFQAVSEENQKLKGRLETMEKDLATYQNQQKSFQSAIIAAQNVADGMKEKSREEAEAIVTEAQEEARRRREEANYEIAELKRKIDDLKSLRAQAKDELRQQLKSYLHMLETEPADSARAVEHFSGSARQQEEVRSNFSNSAPRARAAVKPEPLPQQQNLSSEEADLADLYVKIDIPESGLEGMADDFSPRNIALASAISVPQDMLVMDEDEEPDAILPDLDGDMAFSLEDPLETHGPAVSFAGNLEEAEKEVKTNRFNPDESPL
- a CDS encoding YggT family protein is translated as MFVIGNFLGALATLVDFALSAYMWVIIGRAIISWVNADPYNPIVRFLHEITEPALSRIRRLVPIFGGGLDLSPMILILALIFLRSFLVPTLQHLARSMG
- a CDS encoding MinD/ParA family protein, translated to MTAKTKRSPKIICISSGKGGVGKTSFSVNVATALSQKGKSVLLIDGDLGLANVDVVLGLNVRHTIQETIEEGRELASSLVEINPRFHVLPASSGVPEMATLSYEEQAFLTNSLEEIIDRFDYVLIDTAAGIGDSVLWFNTWSQINIVILTPDPTSLTDAYALIKVLNSRHERKHFHLLINSVQSKKEGQDVFTNMRMVLERFLKITPLALGAMPQDKNVSMGIRQQRPFLLGAPESKASLEIIAVADRIIAL
- a CDS encoding diguanylate cyclase domain-containing protein; amino-acid sequence: MSRKTSSDTALLYRSLEKQASRHPVRTIRLNGKRPEPLGLLLIDADIPVPEVASALAGLRLADQLRPATAVASGDASLPDQAWLHQQLTAELARVQQTRLPCALLLITLSGKTPAKNGATTLIGQAATALASSLHPVDVLASFQNTGLALIMPGATMGKARKRAEEIRTTLRTTTFTTGATTITPKLALGIAVCHAYETIAPEQLLLLAEAELSRAAKLGGDAICQRAASQTEDSCQVTVEERAQLWLQPRKPSRATAGMAA
- the metG gene encoding methionine--tRNA ligase: MTPYYLTTPIFYVNAQPHLGHAYSTVVADTVCRYQRLLGKDVRFQTGTDEHGDKIVHAAADAEVSVKEYVDKISAMFRAAWPGLAIVPDAFVRTTDPAHMATVQGILQQVYDQGDIYFSEYTGLYCKGCEQFLTEKELVDGKCPDHLTEPEQISEQNYFFRMSKYQEWLIDHINTHPEFITPERYRNEVLSFLKEPLEDLCISRPTTRLTWGIPLPFDNRFVTYVWFDALINYLSGLGYPGGEDFARYWPAAEHVIAKDILKPHAIYWPTMLKAMGLEPYKRLHVHGYWNMGETKMSKSLGNVVRPGELAAEFGADSVRYFLLREMSFGLDAGFSPEALLARHNSDLTNDLGNLLSRSLTMVKNFAASAVPQPGTPSEQDNELREATLAMLGQYREHMEHFAFHRALGAVWEVISRANKYIVSTQPWELAKDPQQGARLATVLYTLLETLRLITLTLRPIMPETAAKMGAALGTADEMNFSACSVWGRLVPGSSITPGAQLFPRLQREAKEKPQPQTKKAMKESDKEAAPTPENAAEDEGLVSFDAFQKLELRVAEIIAAEKIAKSDRLLKLTVKAPEERTIVAGIAQHYQPEELVGRQVIIVANLKPAKLMGVASHGMVLAAKDGDRLVLSSLSGPVTPGSRVA